The Stigmatella erecta genome window below encodes:
- a CDS encoding glucan 1,4-alpha-maltotetraohydrolase domain-containing protein produces the protein MLKKKVLGGVLSLSWALGLVAAPAAFAGPMDGNSSDVMLQGFHWYSYQTSPWWNVIQNKAADIGASGFTMVWLPPSSDAASNEGYLPRQLSVQTSKYGTDTQLRSAVGALHTYKVKAIADIVINHRVGTTNWGDFTNPTWGTWSVARGDEWTSATGNPDTGDGYSAARDLDHTNATVQSDLKNWMNGLKSNIGYDGWRYDYVKGFNGSYVGNYNTATVPYFSVGELWTDLNLSNPDAHRQQLMNWIDATGGKSTAFDFTTKGLLQQAVQYNEFSRLKDSAGKPAGAIGWWPAKSVTFIDNHDTGPSSPSGGQNHWPFPSDKVMQGYAYILTHPGVPCVYWVHFYDWGHGPAIKTLMSIRKSKGVHSSSAVSIQVADSSRYAALITGTNGTVAMKIGPGTWSPSGTGWTLATSGTNYAVWTK, from the coding sequence ATGCTCAAGAAGAAGGTGCTGGGTGGAGTGCTGTCCCTGTCGTGGGCGCTGGGGCTGGTGGCAGCCCCGGCCGCGTTCGCGGGGCCGATGGATGGCAACAGCAGCGACGTGATGCTCCAGGGCTTTCACTGGTATTCCTACCAGACGTCCCCCTGGTGGAACGTCATCCAGAACAAGGCCGCTGACATTGGTGCCAGCGGCTTCACCATGGTGTGGCTGCCGCCCAGCAGCGACGCGGCCTCCAACGAGGGGTACCTGCCCCGGCAGCTCAGCGTCCAGACCAGCAAGTACGGCACGGACACGCAGCTCCGGTCGGCCGTCGGCGCGCTGCACACCTACAAGGTGAAGGCGATCGCGGACATCGTCATCAACCACCGCGTGGGCACCACCAACTGGGGCGACTTCACCAACCCCACCTGGGGCACCTGGTCCGTGGCCCGCGGGGATGAGTGGACGAGCGCCACGGGCAACCCCGACACCGGGGACGGCTACAGCGCCGCGCGGGACCTGGACCACACCAACGCCACCGTCCAGAGCGACTTGAAGAACTGGATGAACGGCCTCAAGTCCAACATCGGCTATGACGGCTGGCGCTATGACTATGTGAAAGGCTTCAACGGCTCGTACGTCGGCAATTACAACACCGCCACCGTCCCCTACTTCTCCGTGGGCGAGCTGTGGACGGACCTGAACCTGTCCAACCCGGACGCGCACCGCCAGCAGCTCATGAACTGGATCGACGCCACGGGCGGCAAGTCCACGGCGTTCGACTTCACCACCAAGGGCCTTCTCCAGCAGGCCGTCCAGTACAACGAGTTCTCGCGGCTGAAGGACAGCGCGGGCAAGCCCGCGGGCGCCATTGGCTGGTGGCCCGCCAAGTCCGTCACCTTCATCGACAACCACGACACGGGCCCGAGCAGCCCGAGCGGTGGCCAGAACCACTGGCCGTTCCCCAGCGACAAGGTGATGCAGGGCTATGCCTACATCCTGACCCACCCGGGCGTGCCGTGCGTCTACTGGGTGCACTTCTATGATTGGGGCCACGGCCCGGCCATCAAGACGCTGATGTCCATCCGCAAGTCCAAGGGCGTCCACTCGTCCTCGGCGGTGAGCATCCAGGTGGCGGACTCCAGCCGGTATGCCGCCCTCATCACCGGCACCAACGGCACCGTGGCCATGAAGATCGGCCCCGGGACCTGGTCGCCGTCCGGCACGGGCTGGACGCTGGCCACCTCCGGCACCAACTACGCGGTGTGGACGAAGTAA
- a CDS encoding M20/M25/M40 family metallo-hydrolase, with the protein MTSKKLGAIALWLACATPAFAAEDQEVWITVGTDALEPVRASLLRKGVTLPAVAHEKDGVAVMHVRESQLDMLSEVIHSKLNRCAGYMAHESEAQARAALTPREMAPALVSYSIDNPTAAKSLVGGITESGIRGTITTLSAFPSRHYKLSEGQQAATWLKERWTTLASGRSDISVALYTHTSTVSPQPSVILTIKGTSTTSNEEIVLGGHLDSINSAGSSAKAPGADDDASGVASLTEVIRVIVAKGYRPARTVKFMAYAGEEGGLRGSKDIAAKYKSTGVNVVGVLQLDMTNYRGSTTPIVLVSDYTTAAQNTFLTNLVKQYLPSTVTVGTTRCGYACSDHASWYNQGYPASIPFEARLGEDNPAIHTANDTLAQSAGSAQNSVPFAQLAAAYVAELAKGTVTTP; encoded by the coding sequence ATGACGTCGAAGAAACTGGGGGCCATTGCCCTGTGGTTGGCCTGTGCCACGCCCGCGTTCGCGGCTGAGGACCAAGAGGTGTGGATCACCGTGGGGACGGACGCGCTGGAGCCCGTGCGCGCTTCGCTGCTGCGCAAGGGGGTGACGCTGCCCGCAGTGGCTCACGAGAAGGACGGCGTCGCGGTGATGCACGTGCGCGAGTCCCAGCTCGACATGCTCTCCGAGGTCATTCACAGCAAGCTCAACCGCTGCGCGGGGTACATGGCCCACGAGAGTGAAGCCCAGGCCCGGGCAGCGCTCACACCCCGGGAGATGGCGCCTGCGCTGGTGAGCTACAGCATCGACAACCCCACGGCGGCCAAGTCCCTGGTGGGGGGCATCACCGAGTCCGGCATCCGCGGCACCATCACCACGCTGTCGGCATTCCCCTCGCGTCACTACAAGCTCTCCGAAGGCCAGCAGGCCGCCACCTGGCTGAAGGAGCGGTGGACCACCCTGGCCAGCGGGCGCAGCGACATCTCGGTGGCGCTGTACACGCACACCAGCACGGTGTCGCCGCAGCCGTCCGTCATCCTCACCATCAAGGGCACCTCGACCACCTCCAACGAGGAGATCGTGCTCGGCGGGCACCTGGACTCCATCAACAGCGCCGGCAGCTCAGCCAAGGCCCCCGGCGCGGACGATGATGCCTCCGGCGTGGCGTCTCTCACCGAGGTCATCCGGGTCATCGTCGCCAAGGGGTACCGCCCGGCCCGGACGGTGAAGTTCATGGCCTACGCTGGTGAAGAGGGGGGCCTGAGGGGCTCGAAGGACATCGCCGCGAAGTACAAGAGCACCGGCGTCAACGTGGTGGGCGTGTTGCAGCTGGACATGACGAACTACCGCGGCTCCACCACCCCGATCGTCCTGGTGTCCGACTACACCACCGCCGCCCAGAACACGTTCCTCACCAACCTCGTCAAACAATACCTGCCCAGCACCGTCACCGTGGGCACGACGCGTTGCGGCTACGCCTGCTCGGACCATGCCTCCTGGTACAACCAGGGCTATCCGGCCTCCATCCCCTTCGAGGCCCGCCTGGGAGAGGACAATCCCGCCATCCACACCGCCAACGACACCCTGGCGCAGTCGGCGGGCAGCGCGCAGAACTCGGTCCCGTTCGCCCAGCTGGCCGCGGCCTACGTGGCCGAGCTCGCCAAGGGCACCGTCACCACCCCGTAA
- a CDS encoding lysophospholipid acyltransferase family protein, giving the protein MALDDSPEARVERLELPFNEFGVDPYGISKKHLAQAAHVLAFFYRHYFRVRCFGQEHVPARGRGMLVGNHSGGYAVDGAMVLTSMFLEMEPPRLAQGMAEKFLNRFPIASLWTSRTGQFTGLPEHARRLLEDDRLLMIFPEGYKGTAKLYSERYSLVDFGTGFMRLALQTRSPIIPFAFLGGGTAIPTIANLYKLGRLFGVPYVPVTPYGLALPLPAPLEIHYGEPLTFEGTGNEDDEIITGYVDQVKARIAELIEQGRVRRQERLFL; this is encoded by the coding sequence GTGGCGCTCGATGACTCTCCGGAAGCGCGGGTGGAACGGCTGGAGCTGCCGTTCAACGAGTTTGGCGTAGACCCGTACGGCATCTCCAAGAAGCACCTGGCGCAGGCGGCGCACGTGCTGGCCTTCTTCTACCGGCACTACTTCCGGGTGAGGTGTTTTGGCCAGGAGCACGTGCCCGCCCGGGGGCGCGGCATGCTGGTGGGCAACCACTCCGGCGGGTACGCCGTGGATGGCGCCATGGTGCTCACCTCCATGTTCCTGGAGATGGAGCCGCCGCGGCTCGCCCAGGGCATGGCGGAGAAGTTCCTCAACCGCTTCCCCATCGCCTCCCTCTGGACGAGCCGCACCGGCCAGTTCACCGGCCTGCCCGAGCACGCCCGCCGCCTGCTGGAGGATGACCGGCTCCTGATGATCTTCCCCGAAGGGTACAAGGGCACCGCGAAGCTCTACAGCGAGCGGTACTCGCTCGTGGACTTCGGCACCGGCTTCATGCGCCTGGCGCTCCAGACGCGCTCGCCCATCATCCCGTTTGCCTTCCTCGGCGGCGGCACCGCCATTCCCACCATCGCCAACCTGTACAAGCTGGGGCGGCTGTTCGGGGTGCCCTACGTCCCCGTCACCCCGTACGGGCTGGCCTTGCCCCTGCCGGCGCCCCTTGAAATCCACTACGGCGAGCCGCTCACCTTCGAGGGCACCGGCAACGAGGATGACGAGATCATCACGGGCTATGTGGACCAGGTGAAGGCCCGCATCGCGGAGCTCATCGAGCAGGGGCGGGTCCGCAGGCAGGAAAGGCTGTTTCTGTGA